A single window of Watersipora subatra chromosome 11, tzWatSuba1.1, whole genome shotgun sequence DNA harbors:
- the LOC137408637 gene encoding uncharacterized protein, producing the protein MLTVRASESQSGSGLSVSVASESQWPQSLSGLSVSVVSVTSVSQWPQCLSDLSVSVASVTSVSQCLSSLRDLSGLSVSVASVSQWPQCLSGLSDLSVSVSQCPQSLSVLSVSVVSATSVSQWPQCPQWPHCLRGLSVLSVSVTSVSQWPQSLSDLRVSVSSVSQCLSGLRVFSLSVSSVYQWYSRPQCLSVLSVLSLSVSSESQCLSGLSCLSGLSDLSVSVSSVSQCPQCLSGISDLSVSVASVSQWPHCLSGLSVSVTSVSQWPQSLSDLRVSVSSVSQCPQCLSGLSLSVSSVYQWYPRPQCLSVLSLSVSSESQCPQCLSVSVASVTSVSQCPQSLRVSVASVSQWPQCLSGLSVSVASVALVSQWPQCLSGLSVSVASESQWPRCLRVSVASVSQWPQCLSGLSVSEPQCLSGLSVSVTSVSQWPQCLSGLSVLSLSVSSVSQCPQSLSGLSVLSISVASVSSVSQCPQCFSGLSCLSGLSLSVSQSLSGLSVSVASVSQWLQCLSDLSVSVTSVSQWPQCLSGIRDLSVSVASVSQCPQSLSVLSVSWPQCLSVLSVSVASVSQWPQCLSGLSLSVSQSLSGFSDLSVSVVSVSQCLRVSVASVFQWPQCLSGFSDLSGLSVSMSQSLNGLSVSVSQWPQCLSLSVASVSQACS; encoded by the exons ATGCTG ACTGTCAGAGCCTCAGAGTCTCAGAGTGGCAGTGGCCTCAGTGTCTCAGTGGCTTCAGAGTCTCAGTGGCCTCAGTCTCTCAGTGGCCTCAGTGTCTCAGTGGTCTCAGTGACCTCAGTGTCTCAGTGGCCTCAGTGTCTCAGTGACCTCAGTGTCTCAGTGGCCTCAGTGACCTCAGTGTCTCAGTGTCTCAGTAGCCTCAGGGACCTCAGTGGCCTCAGTGTCTCAGTGGCCTCAGTGTCTCAGTGGCCTCAGTGTCTCAGTGGCCTCAGTGACCTCAGTGTCTCAGTGTCTCAGTGTCCTCAGTCTCTCAGTGTCCTCAGTGTCTCAGTGGTATCAGCGACCTCAGTGTCTCAGTGGCCTCAGTGTCCTCAGTGGCCTCACTGTCTCCGTGGCCTCAGTGTCCTCAGTGTCTCAGTGACCTCAGTGTCTCAGTGGCCTCAGTCTCTCAGTGACCTCAGAGTCTCAGTGTCCTCAGTGTCTCAGTGTCTCAGTGGCCTCAGGGTCTTCAGTCTCTCAGTGTCCTCAGTGTATCAGTGGTATTCGCGACCTCAGTGTCTCAGTGTCCTCAGTGTCCTCAGTCTCTCAGTGTCCTCAGAGTCTCAGTGTCTCAGTGGCCTCAGT TGTCTCAGTGGCCTCAGTGACCTCAGTGTCTCAGTGTCCTCAGTCTCTCAGTGTCCTCAGTGTCTCAGTGGTATCAGCGACCTCAGTGTCTCAGTGGCCTCAGTGTCTCAGTGGCCTCACTGTCTCAGTGGCCTCAGTGTCTCAGTGACCTCAGTGTCTCAGTGGCCTCAGTCTCTCAGTGACCTCAGAGTCTCAGTGTCCTCAGTGTCTCAGTGTCCTCAGTGTCTCAGTGGCCTCAGTCTCTCAGTGTCCTCAGTGTATCAGTGGTATCCGCGACCTCAGTGTCTCAGTGTCCTCAGTCTCTCAGTGTCCTCAGAGTCTCAGTGTCCTCAGTGTCTCAGTGTCTCAGTGGCCTCAGTGACCTCAGTCTCTCAGTGTCCTCAGAGCCTCAGAGTCTCTGTGGCCTCAGTGTCTCAGTGGCCTCAGTGTCTCAGTGGCCTCAGTGTCTCAGTGGCCTCAGTAGCTTTAGTGTCTCAGTGGCCTCAGTGTCTCAGTGGCCTCAGTGTCTCAGTGGCCTCCGAGTCTCAGTGGCCTCGGTGTCTCAGAGTCTCAGTGGCCTCAGTGTCTCAGTGGCCTCAGTGTCTCAGTGGCCTCAGTGTCTCAGAGCCTCAGTGTCTCAGTGGCCTCAGTGTTTCAGTGACCTCAGTGTCTCAGTGGCCTCAGTGTCTCAGTGGCCTCAGTGTCCTCAGTCTCTCAGTGTCCTCAGTCTCTCAGTGTCCTCAGTCTCTCAGTGGCCTCAGTGTCCTCAGTATCTCAGTGGCCTCAGTGTCCTCAGTGTCTCAGTGTCCTCAGTGTTTCAGTGGCCTCAGT TGTCTCAGTGGTCTCAGTCTCTCAGTGTCTCAGAGTCTCAGTGGCCTCAGTGTTTCAGTGGCCTCAGTGTCTCAGTGGCTTCAGTGTCTCAGTGACCTCAGTGTCTCAGTGACCTCAGTGTCTCAGTGGCCTCAGTGTCTCAGTGGTATCCGCGACCTCAGTGTCTCAGTGGCCTCAGTCTCTCAGTGTCCTCAGAGTCTCAGTGTCCTCAGTGTCTCA TGGCCTCAGTGTCTCAGTGTCCTCAGTGTCTCAGTGGCCTCAGTCTCTCAGTGGCCTCAGTGTCTCAGTGGCCTCAGTCTTTCAGTGTCTCAGAGTCTCAGTGGCTTCAGTGACCTCAGTGTCTCAGTGGTCTCAGTCTCTCAGTGTCTCAGAGTCTCAGTGGCCTCAGTGTTTCAGTGGCCTCAGTGTCTCAGTGGCTTCAGTGACCTCAGTGGCCTCAGTGTCTCAATGTCTCAGTCTCTTAATGGCCTCAGTGTCTCAGTCTCTCAGTGGCCTCAGTGTCTCAGTCTCTCAGTGGCCTCAGTGTCTCAGGCTTGTAGCTAA